One part of the Sporosarcina ureae genome encodes these proteins:
- a CDS encoding 3-hydroxybutyrate dehydrogenase, which yields MVKDKVLLITGAAQGIGFEVSKAFSDAGAIVVLTDLNEEKVKEAAVTLGGSAIGLKCDVTKEEDIQAVIDEAISQFGRIDILINNAGLQHVSNLEDFPTAKFELMVRVMLTAPFIATKLVLPHMKKQQFGRILNMASINGLVGFAGKAAYNSSKHGVIGLTKVAALETAADGITVNAICPGYVDTPLVRNQFEDLAEVRGVPLESVLEDVIYPLVPQKRLLDVKEVADLALYLSGESAKGITGQAVVLDGGYTVQ from the coding sequence ATGGTAAAAGATAAAGTATTGCTCATCACAGGCGCAGCGCAAGGTATAGGTTTCGAAGTATCCAAAGCCTTCTCAGATGCGGGCGCAATCGTCGTGTTGACGGATTTGAATGAAGAAAAAGTAAAAGAAGCGGCTGTCACGTTAGGTGGCAGCGCGATCGGCTTAAAATGTGACGTTACGAAAGAAGAAGATATTCAAGCAGTCATTGATGAAGCGATTTCTCAATTTGGCAGAATTGATATTCTCATTAACAACGCAGGACTGCAGCATGTCTCGAATCTAGAAGATTTCCCAACAGCAAAGTTCGAGTTGATGGTGAGAGTGATGCTAACGGCTCCGTTCATCGCAACGAAGCTCGTATTACCGCATATGAAGAAACAGCAATTCGGCCGGATTTTGAATATGGCATCGATCAACGGATTGGTTGGGTTTGCGGGTAAAGCGGCGTACAATTCTTCGAAGCATGGTGTGATTGGTTTGACGAAAGTCGCTGCGCTGGAGACGGCAGCTGACGGTATTACAGTGAACGCGATCTGTCCTGGTTATGTGGACACTCCGCTTGTGCGCAATCAGTTTGAGGACTTAGCTGAAGTTCGTGGTGTGCCGTTGGAATCTGTTTTGGAGGATGTTATTTATCCTTTGGTGCCGCAGAAGCGTTTGTTGGATGTGAAGGAAGTGGCGGATTTAGCGTTGTATCTTTCGGGTGAGAGTGCGAAAGGGATTACTGGGCAGGCTGTTGTGCTGGATGGTGGGTATACGGTTCAGTAA